The window TAAACCCTGGCAAGGACTGTAATGTAAGCGTAATTATACAATTTACACTTTcagacactctttctctctctcacacacacacaaacagacacactcagGCTTCTGCGCAGCAGAATATTTTGTCTAAGAGACTGATTTTCTGATTCTATTTCAGTTGGAGGATGAAACTCAGATGATCCACAACAAAAAGAGGGTGAGGCACCTTTTAGAAGATCTATTCAGTACATTGTGTACATTGGATGAATAAATCACTTAACAACAAGCTATTAACCAtcaaacatttctctcttttttatttctctctttgtgtTTTTGTAGAGTTTGAGCATGCTTAagttcatgttgaatatgagtCTGGCGACACTGATGGGACTGGCTGTTTTTTGGTGGGCCAAAGACCAACTACACTGGTTGGATTGACGGGAACCATGTATATTCTGCTGTGTACCTGCATGTAAATAATAAAGCAGTAATTTAGTTAACAGGCTACCTGTATTCTGCTTTTATCTCCCACCTATAGAGTATAAATGCATACAGTATTGTTTAATTTTACTTtgaacaattaaaaaaaacgaACAATTCATTCAAAAAGTTATGAAGTATGTCCTGTTTGTCATAAGCATGGCCAATGTATCTGTGATTGTGCTGGAATTGTATTTGTTGTCATTACATGCACCCAGTTGAGCCACACTATGAGATATGGTCCATGTTTGTTAACTTTAAAATGATCTTTTGAATTCCATTTCACCACACAGGCATTCGTACAAAAATGCTTTTAGGATAGTTTCTGATCTTTACCTTTCAAATCAGGAGAGGGCGCTGTAGAAAGAATCAAATGTCTTGAGAAGGGAAGCGGAAACAACGCAGCTATCAGATGGGCGGGGTCCAAGTTGTTGATTTTTGTAAAGGAAACTGATAGTCGCGAAAGTTATTTTtttgaatcaaatacaacaacCTTGATATCACCGAAAGTATGTCTTCGCTAAGTAGTAAGTCTGAACAAGAAATAAGTCAGCTGCTGGATGAATATGACATCAAGCATGGGCCTATTGTTGGTAAGTTGCTTCTTCAATCCACATTTGAAACCCACATTGGAAAACACACTTTACTTGgttgttagttagctagcctaCAGACCACGTCACGTCAACGAATATAGCGATACATACTTAACCTGGATACAAAAATACGAGGCTGCATACGATATTGTAATATTCGCATCACACATTTAGGTTCAACAAGAGCCCTatatgaaaaaaagttgaaagaAGCAATGGCCAAAGACAAGGGCGACAGTAAGGTGAAATCGTCGCCTGACAAAACCTATTACAGAGAAGAGGGTAAGGAATGACCATACATTCACATTGTGCATGACAACCTACTACAGTCACTACATATCTATAGACAAATACACAATTCGCCATATGAAATGTTTGTATTCTTTAATTGCAGCGGAGGAGGTCACCTACGTCACCTATCGATCTCCAGTAAGAATTTTGAGTTTTGAACATCTTTAATTTGAATTTTATGTCAGATTGCAATTACTTATGCATGGTCccttattcttttttttgtagatACATGAAGACTCGGGAGACAGGTATGTGAGAGATCTGTTCTGAACCTGTGTTGGTTTGATAGCAGACATTTTATCCCAAAGCATCTCTCTGTTGTAGGACTTCATATACGAGGTCGCGGCCAGCCTACTCTGAAAGGGATTTTGTGGATGAGTAAGTACAGAAGCAGCCCCTCATATTAGGATCAATGTGAACTGTTCCACCGTTGTCTAAAAAGGGTCGAATGTAATATTGAGCAATGGTTTCTTCCTTTACAGGAAACCTTATTCAAGATCAAGTGGAGTGCAGTACAGTGGAAGGGATTTTTCAAACGAGTAAGTCCATTCAGAAAGTATTTATGTTGtgataatcatcatcatctaaCAGCTTGGTTATGGGTCTGACTTAATGCCTCTGGTTTTAGACCCCTTGTGTACGACACTCCATCATCGTACAGAAACGTGTCGTATTCGAAACCAACAGCAGTGAAATCTGTGGGAGACTCTCTGAAGGGGGAGAGTGGCTCTACAAGGCTGATTCCCCTCTGGGTTCAGATCCTGGTATTCCTGCTGGTCGCTGGTTTTCTTTATCTTGTGTTTACCAACATGGAGTCAGATACGAGGGATCCTTTCAAAAAACTGCAGTGATCTACTGCGTTCAGGCATTATAATTGAACTATTTTGTATCCTAATTTAATGAATGTATTTCGGGTTATGCCATTACATTACTCCTGTACTTTGTTGCTTTAAATATTGATATTTGACAAGTGTGGTTGCATCGTCTAGTGTTCACATTTAGTACAAGCTATGACAGGTTTCTCTCCATACATAGTGTTCCTACAATTATAGTACTTCCTAAAATATAATACTGTAATATTGCACAGCATTGCAGTTAACAGAAACTGACAGTAAGGTTGTATTTTTTATGAATGCATGTTGCATGCAGTTTATCCAAGTGAAATTGGTAAAGAAACAAACAACATCTACATTAGTGTCCGTTTACAAGCTCTTTTGATGTAATGTAATGCCCAGGTGTTGAATACAGTTTAGGTCTAATTTAGTGCCTTATTAGCTATCAGTATTTTTCCTAAGAAACAATGGTGATTCAGCCCATGTACAGGGTGATGGTTTTGGGAGCTTGTGACATTTTGGAACCAGTGTCTGATCAAGGTTTAGTTCTTGTTTTCTTCTCCTTAATAAGAAATGCCTAGTAGTCCCCTGCTATATAAGGTTCATGCTAATTATATCCAATGTACTATTTTAATCAGTCACATCTTTTGTATTCATCCAACTTTAAAACATgtctttttttatataaattCCAAATCGATCATTTTATTACTTAGAACTTGTGGGCAATAAATTGATTGCGATGTATGCTTTTAATAAAATCACAAAAACAGGTTTTTGAAGAACAGCTTTGAGGTGTTTCTtttatttgaaatgtgtttttagcTGTGTCAACTAAACATTACAGCACTACAAGTGTATTTTACATGTATAGTTCAATAACCAAGTGAAATATAAAATCCTATCCGACAAACTCTAAATAATAAAAGACAAACATGGTAACTACAAGCAGACAGGGCATTGTACTTATCAGCTTGATGCATGTCGTCTACTGcaaaaatatacaaaacatTTGTTCCATTTGCCATGTATACTATTGTTGCACGTAGATATGCATCCCAATAGTGTTGTTATAAATACAAAAAAGGGAATAACTAATAAATACTGTTTACAGGCTATTCACAAAGAGATCTGAGAAAAACCAGTTTGACAGTCAAGCTATCTGAACACAAGTATCACCCTGTTACCAAGCCTGAGTGGACAGTCCAGAGCTGACTTGAGTCAATAAATGGTTTTCACTGAATGCCAGTCTCATATAATTTAACACTTAATTTTTACTTTAGAATACAGTGCTTGGTCATTAATGTCCAGTCTTGTCCGGTTGCTGATGCTAATTAAGAAACTGGTGCTAAAAGGCAAACGCTGTTTACAGTTCTTGTCTTTAGGAGTAGTGTTGTTGATGGTGTCCTGAAATACCTACAATATATACCTAGTGTTGTTGAGTTCTAATGAAAGACCTAATAGCAAGATGGTGAGTGACTAAGTAAGGTGCTTTGGTACTTAATTTCTTCACCAATCCCCGCTGGGTTCAGAACCAGTTCTGAGGGCTCCTGTGGGTTGTTTAACAGAACAAGAAAGCCAACTTAAAGCTTGAACGCACAATGTACCTCAATTAGAAGCACAGCAACTAGCCAGTGTATACATATAAGAACTGCAGATGCACATACCTTGACATTACTTCCATACCTTTGGGAATCGATGATGTCTGCGCATCCCATCATTTTATTGCTAAGGCAACATACGTGTTATCCACACCTAGGGATCAAAATTGCATTTAATTAGAAGAATGTTGACAAGAATGCCTAATCAAAACGTGAGCATGTGCTGAGTGTGGATGAAGTTTGAACACTCACAagttctggtctctctctctagttcagaggtctttttctccctcttgcaTAGCATTCTAGCCACGATGATGATGATCACTAAGGCCACCACAAACGTCAGAGCAGACACTAGCCAGCTGATCACCATGGGACTCAtcactgggtctgggtctgggtacAGAACAACGCTTCACGGTTACAAGGAAGAACAGTTATGTACTCTTCAATCACAACGAGCATTCTGGAGGTGGCAGTCTCAACAATCGTGCTTAGAAACACCCCcttgaaatgtttttaatgatcaattagacacacatgtacagttaACACTGATCCAgagcttcttctccagggtgttTAGCCTCACCTCTGACAGATATAGGCAGGGGTTGGCTCTCCCGGGAGACAAAAGTGCGCCCCCCCAGCTGCACCCGGTACAGGCAGTAGTAGTAGCCCTCGTTGGAGCTCTGGGCGCTGGGAAAGGTGAAGGTGACCGAGGGGCTGAGGGCAGGCAGAGACTGACGCACCGTCCCATTGGAACGGATGAGGCGCAATTGGAATGACCCCCCTGGGTACTGTGGCTGGGTGGAGCAGGTGATACTGAAATTGTGGCCTCTAATGACAGAGCCTGCCGGAGCCTCGATCGAGGTGTTATACCagtggtgaggggtgaggagctCCACTGAAGGGGGAAATGAGAAAACCAAGGAGAGATTAATTCAAAACGTTTTCATCTTTCAAATATCCCCCCGTTTGTGTCCGTAATTGCAGTCAATGACATCGGGTTAACTCTTCAGTTCAGACACAGGAGTAGACGTAGGTAATGTGAAGGGTCACGTATGACTCACCCACGGTGATGTTGACATAGTTGCTAGGCGGGGAGCTGAGGAGCTGAGAGGGGGAAGTGCCCTTCATCCTATAGACGCAACTGTAGCTGCCCTGGTGGAACGTCTCCACGTCTGACAGCGTCAGTTCAGCCTGGATCTGGCTGGAGTCCACCCTCTGAGTCACCAGCGGGGTGGCTGCGCCCTTCTTGAACAGGTGGAAGTCGCTGACATGGTGGCCTCGCTGGACGGCGCAGCTGAATCGAACCGCCTCCCCAGCGGAGAACACGGTGTGTGGGGACAGCAGTGACAGGTTGGGCACCAGGAGTGCACCTGCGTGGATTACACGACAGTGACACACTTACTGTCAGTGCATATCATCATCTAGGGATAGCTAAATGTAGCATACACAGATCCATGATATTCTATGTTTAATTCCTAGGAAGATATAACTTATTCATTTATTCAAATATTTTGTTGCTGCTATTGAGGGATGTATGTCTGTTTTTCATTCTTATTCAGTAATCTATATTTATTGTACGTTTACTGTACCTGCCGACCACAGTAAATTCACTGTGTAAAAACACTTACTTGGCAATTAAATTCAATTCTGATTCTAACTGCACATGGTGTTACCTAAACATCAATAAAGTGTAATGATTGATGTCTATGATTGAGAAAGGGAATTTTAGAAGCACAACGTTAATCGTATGCAGCATGTGAGTCCAAGCCTGTGTTTCTTAGTGAAATGCAAATGAAGAGCTCTGCCAGAAACAAAGATGAGTAGAGAGCCACACAGGCCTCTCACCTGAGCACTTCACCCCTGCGTTGTTGCCATGGGTGCAGAGAGAGGACTGGTAGATTCTGGGACAGTGATTTATGCTTGCCTCGTGACCTGAACACTGGACAAGTGATTGCCATATATCCCCACTGCCCATGCCAAACGCAGAGCCACGCAAGGCAAGCTCAGCCAGACCACAG of the Hypomesus transpacificus isolate Combined female chromosome 18, fHypTra1, whole genome shotgun sequence genome contains:
- the LOC124480358 gene encoding emerin-like, with the protein product MSSLSSKSEQEISQLLDEYDIKHGPIVGSTRALYEKKLKEAMAKDKGDSKVKSSPDKTYYREEAEEVTYVTYRSPIHEDSGDRTSYTRSRPAYSERDFVDEKPYSRSSGVQYSGRDFSNEPLVYDTPSSYRNVSYSKPTAVKSVGDSLKGESGSTRLIPLWVQILVFLLVAGFLYLVFTNMESDTRDPFKKLQ
- the si:ch211-150o23.3 gene encoding uncharacterized protein si:ch211-150o23.3 isoform X1, which translates into the protein MLKILLILSTLGCINVTLDGVDAAVFSADGIPIRLANGYDNCSGRVEILFRNKWWTVCDHGWDLRVSDVVCLELGCGLAELALRGSAFGMGSGDIWQSLVQCSGHEASINHCPRIYQSSLCTHGNNAGVKCSGALLVPNLSLLSPHTVFSAGEAVRFSCAVQRGHHVSDFHLFKKGAATPLVTQRVDSSQIQAELTLSDVETFHQGSYSCVYRMKGTSPSQLLSSPPSNYVNITVVELLTPHHWYNTSIEAPAGSVIRGHNFSITCSTQPQYPGGSFQLRLIRSNGTVRQSLPALSPSVTFTFPSAQSSNEGYYYCLYRVQLGGRTFVSRESQPLPISVRDPDPVMSPMVISWLVSALTFVVALVIIIIVARMLCKREKKTSELERETRTCVDNTYVALAIK
- the si:ch211-150o23.3 gene encoding uncharacterized protein si:ch211-150o23.3 isoform X2, whose protein sequence is MLKILLILSTLGCINVTLDGVDAADGIPIRLANGYDNCSGRVEILFRNKWWTVCDHGWDLRVSDVVCLELGCGLAELALRGSAFGMGSGDIWQSLVQCSGHEASINHCPRIYQSSLCTHGNNAGVKCSGALLVPNLSLLSPHTVFSAGEAVRFSCAVQRGHHVSDFHLFKKGAATPLVTQRVDSSQIQAELTLSDVETFHQGSYSCVYRMKGTSPSQLLSSPPSNYVNITVVELLTPHHWYNTSIEAPAGSVIRGHNFSITCSTQPQYPGGSFQLRLIRSNGTVRQSLPALSPSVTFTFPSAQSSNEGYYYCLYRVQLGGRTFVSRESQPLPISVRDPDPVMSPMVISWLVSALTFVVALVIIIIVARMLCKREKKTSELERETRTCVDNTYVALAIK